In the Devosia sp. SL43 genome, one interval contains:
- a CDS encoding sensor histidine kinase yields the protein MAARSFSIRRRIVALALALLLAAAVILIVFIRDYAERAADRAFDRLLAASALTIAGAVQVEDDTVIVELPFASFGMFSGRDRVFYAVEDPSGRAVTGYEDLSAELPELISAGPVFADTMYRGELVRVASVGRLTSSGGDADWVTIHVAETQTEREALAGEILSNAIVPVIALTLLAVALVWFGIGRMFAPLYQLEQELRGRAPDDLSPVDVPVPVEVSHLVSGLNAFMARLGSAMERVTGLVAEAAHEVRTPLASLRAQAEVAMDEQDPAALRARVGRIHQGAVQASQLVSQLLMEATISHRLENQESDTTAFGLVVDEVRQRLDPDQAGRLVVNLPEAVAEAQVRGDRVALREMMRNVVDNALVYSDGPVEIGGSVEGGMMRLAVSDRGPGITDSEKPLVLERFKRGAASGSAVGSGLGLSIVKRVVEAHRGALRLQDRTGGGLVVEIDLPTVGRNPKVEQLRKALGSLAALVVCLLVAGTDDARAVSTSYPALDGSSNTVLTIVGVTDTPLFAQFIAGFQAIRPDVTVVYEETDSLPLYQRYLAGDMEPKPDLLISSASDLQIKLANDGYALAYDSPHLGGLPDWAHWRNEVFGFTFEPAVIIYNPDRISADEVPRTHLRLAEMLETQTERFRGLIATYDIAVSGVGYLLAAQDQVISSNFWRLAAAFGRVNAQFSGSSPAILNGVADGSLALGYNVLGSYAFARKAAGANIEIVVPDDYVLVLTRSMLIPRDAPYPDLGKAFVDFALSPAGQAVAAGQTALGSVVTGAEGEWTSEAIAARGKGVIQPIPLGPALLVSLDQQRRKRFLDTWGEIVSPKP from the coding sequence ATGGCGGCTAGATCCTTCTCCATTCGCCGACGCATCGTCGCGCTCGCGCTCGCCCTGCTGCTGGCGGCGGCGGTAATCCTGATCGTGTTCATCCGGGACTATGCCGAAAGGGCCGCAGACCGGGCGTTTGACCGATTGCTGGCAGCGTCGGCACTGACGATTGCCGGGGCGGTGCAGGTGGAGGACGATACCGTCATTGTCGAACTGCCATTTGCCTCATTCGGCATGTTTTCCGGGCGCGATCGGGTGTTCTACGCCGTCGAAGACCCAAGCGGCCGAGCGGTGACGGGATATGAGGACCTGTCGGCGGAACTGCCGGAGCTGATATCGGCGGGGCCGGTTTTTGCCGATACGATGTATCGCGGCGAGCTGGTGCGGGTGGCGAGCGTCGGGCGGTTGACGTCGTCGGGCGGCGACGCCGACTGGGTGACCATCCATGTGGCCGAGACTCAGACCGAGCGCGAGGCGCTGGCGGGGGAAATCCTCTCCAATGCCATCGTGCCGGTGATTGCCCTGACGCTGCTGGCGGTGGCGCTGGTGTGGTTTGGCATCGGCCGCATGTTTGCCCCGCTCTACCAGTTGGAGCAGGAGCTGCGCGGGCGGGCGCCGGACGATCTGTCGCCGGTGGACGTGCCGGTGCCGGTGGAGGTCAGCCACCTGGTGAGCGGGCTCAATGCCTTCATGGCGCGGCTGGGCAGCGCGATGGAGCGGGTGACAGGGTTGGTGGCCGAGGCGGCGCATGAGGTGCGGACGCCGCTGGCCTCGCTGCGGGCGCAAGCCGAAGTGGCGATGGACGAACAGGATCCAGCGGCGCTGCGGGCGCGGGTGGGGCGAATCCATCAGGGCGCGGTGCAGGCCAGTCAGTTGGTCAGCCAATTGCTGATGGAAGCGACGATCTCGCATCGGCTGGAAAACCAGGAGAGCGACACGACCGCGTTCGGCCTAGTGGTGGACGAAGTGCGGCAGCGGCTCGACCCAGACCAGGCGGGACGGCTGGTGGTGAACCTGCCCGAGGCTGTGGCCGAAGCGCAAGTGCGTGGGGATCGCGTGGCGTTGCGCGAGATGATGCGCAATGTGGTGGACAATGCGCTGGTCTATTCGGATGGGCCGGTGGAAATCGGCGGCAGTGTCGAGGGCGGGATGATGCGGCTGGCAGTGAGCGATCGCGGGCCCGGCATTACCGACAGCGAGAAGCCGCTGGTGCTGGAGCGCTTCAAGCGCGGCGCGGCAAGCGGTTCGGCGGTGGGATCGGGGCTGGGTCTGTCCATCGTCAAGCGGGTGGTGGAAGCGCATCGCGGTGCGTTGCGGCTACAGGATAGGACCGGTGGGGGGCTGGTGGTGGAGATCGACCTGCCGACGGTGGGGCGCAATCCGAAGGTGGAGCAGTTGCGCAAGGCCTTGGGCTCGCTGGCGGCGCTGGTCGTGTGCCTGCTGGTGGCGGGGACCGACGATGCGCGGGCGGTATCGACCAGCTACCCGGCCTTGGATGGCAGCAGCAATACGGTGCTGACCATTGTCGGGGTGACGGACACGCCGCTGTTCGCCCAGTTCATAGCCGGGTTCCAGGCGATCCGGCCGGACGTGACCGTTGTCTACGAGGAGACGGACTCTCTGCCGCTCTATCAGCGCTACCTGGCCGGTGACATGGAGCCGAAGCCGGACCTGCTGATCAGCTCAGCGTCGGACCTGCAAATCAAGCTCGCCAATGATGGCTATGCGCTGGCCTATGATAGCCCCCATCTCGGCGGACTGCCGGACTGGGCGCACTGGCGCAACGAAGTGTTCGGCTTCACGTTCGAACCGGCTGTCATCATCTACAATCCGGATCGGATCAGTGCCGACGAGGTGCCGCGCACGCATCTGCGGCTGGCGGAGATGTTGGAGACGCAGACCGAGCGGTTTCGCGGGTTGATCGCGACCTATGACATTGCGGTTTCGGGTGTGGGCTATCTGCTGGCGGCGCAAGACCAGGTGATCTCGTCGAACTTCTGGCGCCTGGCGGCGGCGTTCGGGCGGGTCAATGCGCAGTTCTCGGGGTCTAGCCCGGCCATTCTCAACGGGGTAGCCGATGGGTCGCTGGCGCTGGGCTATAATGTGCTGGGTTCGTATGCGTTTGCGCGCAAGGCAGCGGGAGCCAATATCGAGATCGTGGTGCCGGACGATTACGTGCTGGTGCTGACGCGATCGATGCTGATCCCCAGGGATGCGCCCTACCCTGACCTGGGCAAGGCTTTCGTCGATTTTGCGCTGTCGCCGGCGGGACAGGCTGTCGCGGCCGGGCAGACGGCGCTTGGCTCGGTGGTCACTGGCGCCGAGGGCGAGTGGACGAGCGAGGCGATTGCGGCCCGGGGCAAGGGTGTGATTCAGCCGATCCCGCTGGGGCCGGCATTGCTGGTGTCGCTCGATCAGCAGCGGCGGAAGCGGTTTCTGGATACGTGGGGAGAGATCGTTTCGCCCAAGCCGTGA
- a CDS encoding response regulator transcription factor, which produces MRILLVEDNEDLGEAIEKRLRSAGHSVEWVRDGNDVVSAAEGDDFDAVALDLMLPNRDGIGLIAELRRRKFSAPILVITARSEIDDKVSLLDLGADDYLVKPFDLRELEARLRALIRRTGGQTSSMLAVGNLEMDLAGLNASIGGKSLELGRREFRLLEILVTHVGRVVPKERLMNQLFNFDEAVSVNALELHISRLRKKLEAADIEIGTVRGVGYVVRAPHGG; this is translated from the coding sequence ATGCGAATCCTGCTCGTCGAAGACAATGAAGACCTGGGCGAGGCGATCGAGAAACGCCTGCGCAGCGCCGGCCATTCGGTGGAATGGGTGCGCGACGGCAATGATGTGGTGTCGGCGGCCGAAGGCGACGATTTCGATGCGGTGGCGCTCGACCTGATGCTGCCCAATCGCGACGGCATCGGCTTGATCGCCGAATTGCGGCGGCGCAAGTTTTCGGCGCCCATTCTGGTCATCACGGCCCGTTCGGAAATCGACGACAAGGTGAGCCTTCTCGACCTTGGAGCCGACGACTATCTGGTCAAGCCGTTCGACCTGCGCGAGCTCGAAGCGCGATTGCGGGCGCTGATCCGACGCACGGGCGGCCAGACCTCCAGCATGCTTGCTGTCGGCAACCTCGAAATGGACCTGGCGGGGCTCAATGCCAGTATCGGCGGCAAGTCGCTGGAGCTGGGACGGCGCGAGTTCCGGCTGCTGGAAATCCTCGTCACCCATGTCGGAAGGGTGGTGCCCAAGGAGCGGTTGATGAACCAGCTGTTCAATTTCGACGAAGCGGTATCGGTCAACGCCTTGGAATTGCACATCTCCCGCCTGCGCAAGAAGTTGGAAGCCGCGGATATCGAGATCGGCACCGTGCGTGGCGTCGGCTATGTGGTGCGGGCGCCGCATGGCGGCTAG
- the uxaC gene encoding glucuronate isomerase, with the protein MTHLHPDRLFPASEPAQSIARELYPEVRDLPLICPHGHTDPAWFAQNGRFSDPAALFLTPDHYVLRMLRSRGLSYDDLGVPRKDGKPVAKGRDAWRLLAANYHLFAGTPSKTWIDHSLDWAFGIKDELSPETADAIYDTIDAAIATPGMLPRAILDKAKVEVITTTEFALDDLKHHQSMEADGYLGRVRTTYRPDDVTNPERVGWIDRIKQFADITGENITTWNGLLNAHRKRREYFRRFGAVATDHGIPTAQTADLAPIDKQTLLDRLLTGQYSAEDADLFRAQMMTEMAGLSVEDGLVMQVHAGARRNMDPSLLAERGTDLGGDIPSRVNYVDGLQPLLARFGNEPNFRIIAFTLDETNYARELAPMAGFWPSLMVGPPWWFHDSPQGIRRYLDQMVESGGFYNLAGFNDDTRALLSIPARHDVWRREVCGFLGRWVGENRISKSTAREVAKHLSYQAAKDAYKLG; encoded by the coding sequence ATGACCCATCTGCATCCAGACCGCCTGTTCCCCGCTTCTGAGCCCGCCCAGTCCATCGCGCGCGAGCTCTATCCCGAGGTCCGCGACCTGCCGCTGATCTGCCCGCATGGGCATACCGATCCGGCCTGGTTTGCGCAGAATGGCCGCTTTTCCGATCCGGCGGCGCTGTTTCTCACGCCCGACCACTACGTGCTCCGCATGCTGCGCAGCCGGGGCCTGAGCTACGACGATCTCGGCGTGCCGCGTAAGGATGGCAAGCCCGTCGCCAAGGGCAGGGATGCCTGGCGCCTGTTGGCCGCCAATTATCATCTCTTCGCCGGCACCCCGTCCAAGACCTGGATCGACCATTCGCTCGACTGGGCCTTCGGCATCAAGGACGAGCTGTCGCCCGAAACCGCTGACGCCATCTACGACACCATCGACGCCGCTATCGCGACGCCCGGCATGTTGCCGCGTGCTATCCTCGACAAGGCCAAGGTGGAGGTCATCACCACCACCGAATTCGCCCTCGATGACCTCAAGCATCACCAGTCGATGGAGGCCGACGGCTATCTCGGCCGGGTCCGCACCACCTATCGCCCCGACGATGTGACCAATCCGGAGCGTGTAGGCTGGATCGACCGGATCAAGCAGTTTGCCGACATCACCGGGGAAAACATCACCACCTGGAACGGCCTGCTCAACGCCCACCGTAAGCGCCGCGAGTATTTCCGCCGCTTCGGCGCCGTCGCCACCGACCATGGCATACCCACCGCCCAGACCGCCGACCTCGCCCCGATCGACAAGCAGACACTGCTCGATCGCCTGCTCACCGGCCAGTACAGCGCCGAAGATGCCGACCTGTTCCGCGCTCAGATGATGACCGAGATGGCGGGCCTGTCGGTCGAAGACGGGCTGGTGATGCAGGTCCATGCTGGCGCGCGCCGCAACATGGATCCGTCGCTGCTGGCCGAGCGCGGCACCGATCTCGGCGGCGATATTCCCAGCCGGGTGAACTATGTCGATGGCCTGCAGCCGCTGCTGGCCCGCTTCGGCAACGAGCCCAATTTCCGCATCATCGCCTTCACGCTGGACGAGACTAACTATGCTCGCGAACTGGCGCCGATGGCCGGCTTCTGGCCCTCGCTGATGGTCGGTCCGCCCTGGTGGTTCCACGATAGCCCGCAGGGCATTCGCCGCTACCTCGACCAGATGGTCGAAAGCGGCGGCTTCTACAATCTGGCCGGTTTCAACGACGACACCCGCGCGCTGCTCTCCATCCCCGCCCGCCACGACGTCTGGCGCCGTGAAGTCTGCGGCTTTTTGGGGCGCTGGGTGGGGGAGAACCGGATCAGCAAATCGACCGCGCGGGAAGTAGCCAAGCACCTGAGCTACCAGGCGGCGAAGGATGCGTACAAGCTGGGTTAG
- a CDS encoding aminoglycoside phosphotransferase family protein, producing MNQSPVETALSRALIRWSLTKSTPVAETPTSWIFRVEQNGRNFAALKILKAHETEERRGSMLLNWYGGEGAATVFDMHGDTIFMEWLDGGTLGDPVRAGKDDEGTIAIATVVASLHRPRADVPEGLLPLRERFQTLFDTDVRVWPQTARDLYARASGIAFKLFDRPSAQIPLHGDIHHDNILSSDRGWLAIDPKGLIGDPAYDLANVFINPKGAAHLAVDPRRIAARADILSERLPYGRKRILGWAAAHAALSACWELAGGNPITHQLACLPHLLSAYDQA from the coding sequence ATGAATCAGTCGCCCGTTGAAACCGCGCTCAGCCGCGCCCTCATTCGCTGGTCCCTGACCAAGTCCACGCCGGTTGCGGAAACGCCGACCAGCTGGATTTTTCGCGTCGAGCAGAACGGTCGCAACTTCGCGGCGCTGAAGATACTGAAGGCCCATGAGACCGAGGAACGCCGTGGCTCCATGCTGCTCAACTGGTATGGCGGGGAGGGTGCCGCCACTGTCTTCGACATGCATGGCGACACCATTTTCATGGAATGGCTCGACGGGGGTACGCTGGGTGACCCCGTGCGGGCAGGCAAGGACGACGAGGGCACCATCGCTATCGCCACCGTCGTTGCCAGCCTCCATCGGCCGCGCGCCGATGTGCCCGAAGGTCTTCTACCGCTTCGCGAGCGCTTCCAGACGCTGTTCGATACCGATGTCCGCGTTTGGCCGCAGACGGCGCGCGACCTCTACGCTCGCGCCAGCGGCATCGCGTTCAAGCTGTTCGATCGCCCGAGCGCGCAGATTCCGCTGCATGGGGATATCCACCACGACAATATCCTGAGCTCCGACCGCGGTTGGTTGGCGATCGACCCCAAGGGCCTCATCGGCGATCCTGCCTATGATCTGGCCAATGTGTTCATCAATCCCAAGGGTGCGGCGCACCTCGCGGTCGATCCGCGCCGGATTGCCGCTCGCGCCGACATTCTGTCTGAACGCTTGCCTTATGGGCGCAAGCGCATACTGGGTTGGGCCGCAGCGCATGCGGCACTATCGGCCTGCTGGGAGCTCGCCGGTGGCAATCCCATCACCCACCAACTCGCCTGCCTGCCGCATCTTCTCAGCGCCTACGACCAGGCCTAG
- a CDS encoding CAP domain-containing protein has translation MLKTTRRSFLILASAAMLSACASTIPVLPKGGSSPETLTDGEILAAINAVRKANGAPAWSYNQRLEDAARAQARLMAQKDTLSHDLGVTLRQRVTSAGYLGAVGENVAKGYTNLQDAIEGWMNSSGHRSTLLNGKFVEFGLAVARSPSGKLYWAMIAGGSFQAWIG, from the coding sequence ATGCTCAAGACGACCCGCCGTTCCTTCCTGATCCTCGCCTCCGCCGCGATGCTCTCGGCCTGCGCCTCCACCATTCCCGTCCTGCCAAAGGGCGGCAGTTCGCCGGAAACGCTGACCGACGGCGAAATTCTCGCCGCCATCAATGCGGTGCGCAAGGCCAACGGCGCCCCGGCCTGGTCCTACAACCAGCGGCTCGAAGACGCTGCCCGTGCTCAGGCCCGCTTGATGGCGCAAAAGGATACGCTGAGCCACGATCTCGGCGTCACCCTGCGCCAGCGCGTCACGTCAGCCGGCTATCTCGGCGCCGTGGGCGAGAACGTCGCCAAGGGCTACACGAATTTGCAGGACGCCATCGAAGGCTGGATGAATTCGTCGGGGCACCGGTCGACGTTGCTGAATGGCAAGTTCGTAGAGTTCGGCCTGGCGGTAGCACGCAGTCCAAGCGGAAAACTGTACTGGGCGATGATTGCGGGTGGCAGTTTCCAGGCGTGGATTGGGTAG
- the glpK gene encoding glycerol kinase GlpK produces MSKYILAIDQGTTSSRAIVFAADRTIAGSGQKEFTQHFPQDGWVEHDPEEIWDSVVWAIKKALNEAKVDAKEIAAIGITNQRETTLIWDRATGKAIHKAIVWQDRRTAAYCAKLKKAGHEKTVTKKTGLLLDPYFSGTKVKWLLDNVKGARKRAVKGELAFGTVDSFLIWRLTGGKVHATDATNAGRTLLFDIGKNQWDKGLLELFDIPAALLPEVKDCADDFGVTEESHFCASIPILGVAGDQHAATIGQACFQPGMLKSTYGTGCFALLNTGADMVRSKNRLLTTIAYRLDGKTSYALEGSIFIAGAAVQWIRDGLKLVKHASETGPLARTADPSQHVYMVPAFVGLGAPWWDAEARGAIYGLTRNSGPAEIAKAALEAVCYQTRDLLEAMRKDWKGGGDTVLRVDGGMVASDWTMQFLADVLDAPVDRPVILETTALGAAWLAGSKAGVWPGMQEFSESWARDRRFEPKMDGAERKAKIKGWDLAVRRTLLV; encoded by the coding sequence ATGAGCAAATACATCCTGGCCATCGATCAAGGCACCACATCCAGCCGGGCCATCGTGTTCGCCGCGGACCGGACGATTGCCGGTTCGGGGCAGAAGGAATTCACTCAGCATTTTCCGCAGGACGGCTGGGTTGAGCACGATCCGGAGGAAATCTGGGACTCCGTCGTCTGGGCGATCAAGAAGGCCCTCAATGAGGCCAAGGTCGATGCGAAGGAAATCGCGGCCATCGGCATCACCAACCAGCGCGAGACGACGCTGATCTGGGATCGGGCCACCGGCAAAGCGATCCACAAAGCCATTGTGTGGCAGGACCGGCGCACGGCGGCGTATTGCGCCAAGCTCAAGAAGGCTGGGCATGAGAAGACGGTCACCAAGAAAACCGGGCTGCTGCTTGACCCCTATTTCTCAGGCACCAAGGTCAAATGGCTGCTTGATAATGTGAAGGGCGCGCGCAAGCGGGCGGTGAAGGGCGAGCTGGCCTTTGGTACAGTGGACAGTTTCCTGATCTGGCGGCTGACCGGCGGCAAGGTGCATGCCACGGACGCCACCAATGCCGGGCGGACGCTGCTGTTCGACATCGGCAAGAACCAGTGGGACAAGGGCCTGCTGGAGCTGTTCGACATTCCGGCGGCGCTGTTGCCCGAGGTCAAGGACTGCGCCGACGATTTTGGGGTGACCGAGGAGAGCCATTTCTGCGCTTCTATTCCAATCCTGGGCGTGGCGGGCGACCAGCATGCGGCGACCATCGGGCAGGCATGCTTCCAGCCAGGCATGCTGAAATCGACCTATGGCACGGGTTGTTTCGCCCTGCTCAACACCGGCGCCGACATGGTGCGATCCAAGAACCGGCTGCTGACCACCATCGCCTATCGGCTCGACGGCAAGACGAGTTACGCGCTGGAAGGCTCGATCTTCATTGCCGGCGCGGCGGTGCAGTGGATTCGTGATGGGCTGAAGCTCGTCAAGCATGCCAGCGAAACCGGCCCCCTTGCCCGCACGGCGGACCCGAGCCAGCACGTCTATATGGTGCCGGCCTTTGTCGGCCTGGGCGCGCCATGGTGGGATGCCGAGGCGCGTGGCGCCATCTATGGGCTGACCCGCAATTCGGGGCCGGCGGAGATCGCCAAAGCGGCGCTGGAGGCGGTCTGCTACCAGACGCGCGACCTGCTCGAAGCCATGCGCAAGGACTGGAAGGGTGGCGGCGACACGGTGCTGCGGGTGGATGGCGGCATGGTGGCGTCGGACTGGACCATGCAGTTTCTGGCCGATGTGCTGGATGCGCCCGTGGACCGGCCGGTGATCCTTGAAACCACGGCGCTGGGTGCGGCCTGGTTGGCGGGATCGAAAGCCGGCGTGTGGCCGGGGATGCAGGAATTTTCTGAAAGCTGGGCGCGGGACCGGCGGTTCGAGCCGAAGATGGATGGGGCGGAGCGCAAGGCGAAGATCAAGGGCTGGGATCTGGCGGTAAGGCGGACGTTGCTGGTTTGA
- the glpD gene encoding glycerol-3-phosphate dehydrogenase yields the protein MTGETSVDIFVIGGGINGASVARDAVGRGFSVALAEMNDLASGTSSAATKLVHGGLRYLEHYEFRLVQEALSEREVLWAAAPHIIKSLRFVLPHHKGLRPAVVLRAGLAMYDYMGGRRLLPPTKTLDLTRHETGKPLKPGYRLGFEYSDCWVDDARFVVLNARDAADKGATIHVRTKVTSVRRDAGGWRVDLDGEAGRQTVRAKLIVNAAGPWVDHVITGAMGKNGAHNVRLVKGSHIVVRKLYDHDRCYIFQNADGRIIFAIPYEDDFTLIGTTDQDYEGNPKDVKISDAETDYLLSAASEYFAKPVTRDQIHWTYSGVRPLFDDGASAAQEATRDYVLKVDGDAATGAAINVFGGKLTTSRRLAESVLEKVEEVLGKKGAAWTKVSKLPGGGFEPLAFEAEVRRLVMDYAGLPAAMLRRMTRLYGTKARALLGEAKTVADLGQHFGWDLYAAEVDYLVANEWARTAQDVLWRRTKIGLRVSKDEVAALEGYLAGKGH from the coding sequence ATGACGGGCGAGACCAGCGTCGATATCTTCGTGATCGGCGGCGGCATCAATGGCGCGAGCGTGGCACGCGATGCGGTCGGGCGCGGCTTTTCAGTGGCGCTGGCGGAGATGAACGACCTGGCCTCGGGTACCTCGTCGGCTGCGACCAAGCTGGTGCATGGCGGGTTGCGCTATCTCGAGCATTACGAATTCCGCCTGGTGCAGGAAGCCTTGTCGGAGCGCGAGGTCCTTTGGGCTGCGGCGCCGCATATTATCAAATCGCTGCGCTTCGTGCTGCCGCATCACAAGGGTCTGCGCCCGGCCGTGGTGCTGCGGGCGGGTCTTGCCATGTACGACTATATGGGCGGCCGTCGCCTGCTGCCGCCGACCAAGACGCTGGACCTGACGCGGCACGAAACGGGCAAGCCGCTGAAGCCGGGCTATCGGCTGGGCTTTGAATATTCGGACTGCTGGGTGGACGACGCCCGGTTCGTCGTGCTGAACGCGCGTGACGCGGCCGACAAGGGCGCCACTATCCATGTGCGCACCAAGGTGACCAGCGTCCGCCGCGACGCCGGTGGCTGGCGGGTCGATCTCGACGGGGAGGCCGGCCGGCAGACGGTGCGGGCGAAGCTGATCGTCAATGCGGCAGGGCCGTGGGTCGACCACGTGATCACCGGCGCCATGGGCAAGAACGGCGCGCATAATGTGCGGCTGGTCAAAGGCAGCCACATCGTGGTGCGCAAGCTCTATGATCACGATCGCTGCTACATCTTCCAGAACGCCGACGGCCGTATCATCTTCGCCATCCCCTACGAGGACGACTTCACCCTGATCGGCACCACCGACCAGGACTATGAGGGCAACCCGAAGGATGTGAAGATTTCGGACGCCGAAACCGACTACCTGCTTTCGGCTGCAAGCGAATATTTCGCCAAGCCGGTCACGCGGGATCAGATCCACTGGACCTATTCGGGCGTGCGCCCGCTGTTCGACGATGGTGCCAGCGCGGCGCAGGAGGCGACGCGCGACTATGTGCTCAAAGTCGATGGCGACGCAGCCACAGGCGCGGCGATCAACGTGTTCGGCGGCAAGCTGACGACGTCGCGGCGGCTGGCGGAATCGGTGCTTGAGAAGGTCGAAGAGGTGCTCGGCAAGAAGGGCGCGGCCTGGACCAAGGTCAGCAAGCTGCCCGGCGGCGGCTTTGAACCGCTGGCCTTCGAGGCCGAGGTGCGGCGGCTGGTGATGGACTATGCCGGGCTGCCGGCAGCGATGCTGCGGCGCATGACGCGGCTCTATGGGACGAAGGCGCGGGCATTGCTGGGCGAGGCCAAGACCGTTGCCGACCTGGGCCAGCATTTCGGCTGGGACCTTTATGCCGCCGAGGTAGACTATCTGGTTGCCAACGAATGGGCGCGGACGGCACAAGATGTGCTGTGGCGGCGGACCAAGATTGGCCTGCGGGTCAGCAAGGACGAGGTCGCGGCGCTGGAAGGATATCTGGCGGGCAAGGGGCACTGA
- a CDS encoding AEC family transporter, with translation MLAIINVILPIFALMGLGYGAVRFRLFPADGIKSLIAFVNNFATPCLLFHSLVTSDFRAAFNLAIIGPFYVGAIICFVLGIVIAMKVFGNRPGEAVSVGFSGTFTNTVLVGLPIMTRAYGQESLATTLSIIGLHGAILLTLGMVTMELMRRDGAPLGKTLLTAVKRVGSNPLIWGIAAGMIGYFAGLQLIEPAEAFLTMMASAVVPAALFGIGGALNEFKLSDNWKQALVASVIKLIVHPALCYVLMIWVLRVPMDIARYGILLSAMPAGVNVYVFATYYNRGVSVATNTILIATVASAATISVWLLILGH, from the coding sequence ATGCTCGCCATCATCAACGTCATCCTGCCGATTTTCGCGCTGATGGGGCTCGGCTATGGCGCCGTGCGCTTCCGCCTGTTCCCGGCCGATGGCATCAAGAGCCTGATCGCCTTCGTCAACAATTTCGCGACGCCCTGCCTGCTGTTCCACTCGCTGGTAACCAGCGATTTCCGCGCCGCCTTCAACCTTGCAATCATCGGCCCGTTCTATGTGGGCGCGATCATCTGCTTCGTGCTGGGTATCGTCATTGCCATGAAGGTCTTCGGCAATCGGCCCGGCGAAGCGGTCTCGGTTGGTTTTTCGGGCACCTTCACCAATACGGTGCTGGTGGGCCTGCCGATCATGACCCGCGCCTATGGCCAGGAGTCGCTGGCCACCACGCTCTCCATTATCGGCCTGCATGGCGCCATCCTGCTGACCTTGGGCATGGTCACCATGGAACTGATGCGCCGCGATGGCGCGCCGCTCGGCAAGACCCTGCTGACTGCCGTCAAGCGCGTCGGCTCCAACCCACTGATCTGGGGCATTGCCGCCGGCATGATCGGCTATTTCGCCGGCCTGCAACTGATCGAGCCTGCCGAAGCCTTCCTCACCATGATGGCATCCGCCGTGGTTCCGGCGGCCTTGTTCGGCATCGGTGGCGCGCTCAACGAATTCAAGTTATCCGACAACTGGAAGCAGGCGCTTGTCGCGTCGGTGATCAAGCTCATCGTTCACCCGGCGCTTTGCTATGTGCTGATGATCTGGGTGTTGCGCGTGCCCATGGACATTGCCCGCTACGGCATCCTGCTCTCGGCCATGCCGGCGGGCGTCAACGTCTATGTCTTCGCGACCTACTACAACCGCGGCGTCAGCGTTGCGACCAATACCATCCTCATAGCGACCGTCGCCTCCGCGGCGACGATCTCGGTGTGGCTGCTGATCCTGGGACACTAG